One Pseudomonadota bacterium DNA segment encodes these proteins:
- the mreC gene encoding rod shape-determining protein MreC: MKTSIIIITAVLVLVFSFFIFTNTSFFVNAYAKVKYNTGEIVGPTLKLIGKPANLVKYLFETYVNLLDAKKENSELKNKLGILQLENQKISELEKENKRLKSILHLAEQNPNKMIAARVIGEDLKNWFRCIIIDKGRDSGVAEKMPIVTPKGLVGQAVEVNKWHSKVMIVNDTNSSVDVYIEGKNSRGILEGTGQTTLKLKYILKNDEAAIGDRLITSGKDSIYPKGLQTGIIITVNRNKPGIFADIDVMPFNNFKSLDEVLIIKKR; this comes from the coding sequence TTGAAAACCTCTATTATAATAATCACTGCTGTATTGGTGCTTGTATTTTCATTTTTTATCTTTACAAATACATCTTTTTTTGTAAATGCATATGCAAAAGTGAAATACAACACTGGTGAAATTGTAGGTCCTACTTTAAAATTAATCGGCAAACCGGCAAATCTTGTAAAATACCTTTTTGAAACATATGTAAACCTTTTAGACGCAAAAAAAGAGAATTCCGAATTAAAAAATAAGCTCGGCATATTACAACTTGAGAATCAAAAAATTTCTGAGCTGGAAAAAGAAAACAAAAGATTGAAATCAATTTTGCATCTTGCCGAACAGAATCCCAATAAAATGATAGCCGCAAGAGTTATAGGAGAGGACTTAAAGAACTGGTTCAGATGCATTATTATTGATAAGGGGAGAGATTCCGGTGTAGCTGAGAAGATGCCCATCGTTACTCCAAAAGGACTCGTAGGACAGGCAGTAGAAGTCAATAAATGGCATTCAAAGGTTATGATAGTTAATGATACCAATTCCTCAGTTGACGTTTATATAGAAGGAAAAAATTCAAGAGGAATTCTTGAAGGAACCGGGCAGACTACACTTAAGTTGAAATATATTTTGAAAAATGATGAAGCAGCCATCGGCGACAGGCTAATAACTTCAGGGAAAGACAGCATCTACCCTAAAGGACTTCAAACCGGCATCATAATTACTGTAAACAGAAATAAACCTGGAATATTTGCAGATATAGATGTTATGCCTTTCAATAATTTTAAAAGTCTTGATGAAGTACTGATAATAAAAAAACGATGA
- a CDS encoding rod shape-determining protein — MLETFFGFFSKDLAIDLGTANTLVYVKGRGIVSNEPSVVAVHRDLKGTKKVIAVGEEAKKMLGKTPGNIVAIRPLKDGVIADFEITEAMLKYFIQKIHNKKSYARPRIVISVPSGITPVEKRAVKESAESAGAREVYLIEEPMAAAIGVGLPITEPSGNMIVDIGGGTTEVAVISLAGIVYCNSVRVAGDKIDEAIIQYIKRKYNLLIGERTAELIKINIGSAYPDPDGEELTIEIKGRDLVGGIPKTLEISSKEIREAIAEPVNAIVEAVRIALERTPPELASDIVDKGIVISGGGALLRNLDLLIKEVTRLPVIIAENPLTAVVEGTGKALDEVDLLKEIATYF, encoded by the coding sequence ATGCTCGAAACATTTTTCGGCTTTTTTTCGAAAGATTTGGCTATAGATCTTGGTACCGCAAATACACTTGTATACGTTAAAGGAAGAGGCATTGTATCAAATGAGCCTTCGGTTGTAGCTGTTCATAGAGACTTAAAAGGAACAAAGAAGGTAATCGCAGTAGGCGAAGAAGCAAAGAAAATGCTTGGAAAAACTCCGGGCAACATTGTTGCTATAAGGCCTCTTAAAGACGGTGTTATTGCCGATTTTGAAATAACTGAAGCAATGCTTAAATATTTTATTCAAAAAATACATAACAAAAAATCATATGCAAGACCAAGAATTGTTATATCCGTGCCATCAGGCATTACTCCTGTTGAAAAAAGGGCAGTCAAAGAATCAGCCGAATCAGCCGGTGCAAGGGAAGTTTACTTGATAGAAGAACCTATGGCAGCAGCTATCGGTGTGGGATTGCCCATAACAGAACCAAGCGGCAATATGATAGTTGACATTGGTGGCGGCACTACAGAGGTTGCAGTAATAAGTCTTGCCGGCATAGTATACTGTAATTCGGTAAGAGTCGCAGGTGATAAAATTGACGAGGCAATAATCCAATACATCAAGAGAAAATACAATCTTCTTATTGGAGAGAGGACTGCAGAATTAATTAAAATAAATATCGGCTCTGCATATCCGGATCCTGATGGCGAGGAGCTTACTATAGAGATAAAAGGAAGAGATCTGGTTGGAGGAATACCTAAAACCTTAGAAATCTCATCAAAAGAGATCAGAGAGGCAATAGCCGAACCTGTAAATGCCATAGTAGAGGCTGTAAGAATAGCTCTTGAAAGAACTCCACCGGAACTTGCCTCAGATATCGTGGATAAAGGCATTGTAATCAGTGGAGGGGGCGCACTGTTAAGAAACCTCGACCTTTTAATTAAAGAGGTAACGAGACTCCCTGTCATTATTGCAGAGAATCCGCTTACCGCTGTTGTTGAAGGCACAGGCAAGGCGCTTGATGAAGTGGACCTTCTTAAAGAGATTGCAACATACTTTTAA